Below is a window of Cetobacterium somerae ATCC BAA-474 DNA.
CTTTTAAATAGTTATATTCCTTCATTACTCTTTTAACATAGTTTTGAGTTTCTCTAAATGGTGGAATACCGTTGTACTTTTTAACATTTCCAATTCCAGCATTGTAAGATGCTAGAGCTAATTTCAAATTATTATTTTGCTGTTCTAAACACCAAGCAATATATTTTGTTCCACCTTTTATATTAGCATTCATATCGTTAGGATTAACTTTCATAAGTTTTGCTGTTTTAGGCATAAGCTGCATTAATCCTCTTGCTCCAGCTGTAGAAATAGTGCTATGTTTAAAATCACTTTCAACTTTTATTATAGCAGCAATTAATTCTGGTTCAACATCATGCTTTTCTGAATTCTCAATAATACTTTTATATATGTTAGTAGCAGTTTTTTCTGTAGTGGTATTTTT
It encodes the following:
- a CDS encoding lytic transglycosylase domain-containing protein; translation: MKLIFKFVALFFILTICVFSQENNSSDKIKDYVKKNTTTEKTATNIYKSIIENSEKHDVEPELIAAIIKVESDFKHSTISTAGARGLMQLMPKTAKLMKVNPNDMNANIKGGTKYIAWCLEQQNNNLKLALASYNAGIGNVKKYNGIPPFRETQNYVKRVMKEYNYLKA